A single window of Rhizobium sp. SL42 DNA harbors:
- a CDS encoding neurotransmitter-gated ion-channel ligand-binding protein produces the protein MRSRPALPFPHPALAFWRMALALWLSLIAAFPLLAEESARPLPSGVYLPLPVHLSIRVLNVSRINETLGEASMMIEVTERWTNPGEAFDPKITGFNRFDYVGQEATDRLAAMWTPGTEIENQISEPRTQSTALTLRADGTVTRIRRLDADFRVGIDMTTFPFDQQRLTLSMVSPRYPAEQMIYVMNDIDRELSAIEKDISATNWTAHALDVVMERFHGWNARPFVRVLATATVERDWQYFVLPIFVPFLAVMSVSIFILWAKVSLIGDKAPITYSALLALAALSFTYESSFPGSISMNSPIAFMVSLGYFYLILVLLLDIVLIYANYPGKARYSHLEPAIRATIRFSVPAVFALICFSAALRAMA, from the coding sequence GTGAGATCGCGACCGGCCCTGCCGTTCCCTCACCCAGCGCTTGCCTTTTGGCGCATGGCTCTGGCGCTCTGGCTGTCGCTGATCGCCGCCTTCCCGCTTCTGGCCGAAGAAAGCGCCAGGCCGCTACCCTCCGGCGTCTACCTGCCGCTTCCGGTGCATCTGTCGATCCGGGTCCTCAACGTGTCGCGCATCAACGAGACGCTCGGGGAAGCCTCGATGATGATCGAGGTCACCGAGCGCTGGACCAATCCCGGCGAGGCCTTCGATCCGAAGATCACCGGGTTCAACCGCTTCGACTATGTCGGCCAGGAAGCCACGGACAGGCTCGCGGCGATGTGGACACCGGGCACGGAGATCGAGAACCAGATCAGCGAACCACGCACCCAGTCGACGGCACTGACCCTGCGCGCCGACGGAACGGTGACGCGGATCCGCCGGCTCGATGCCGATTTCCGGGTCGGCATCGACATGACGACCTTTCCCTTCGACCAGCAGCGCCTGACGCTCTCCATGGTCTCGCCGCGCTATCCGGCCGAGCAGATGATCTATGTGATGAACGACATCGACCGGGAACTTTCGGCGATCGAAAAGGACATTTCCGCGACCAACTGGACGGCGCATGCGCTCGACGTGGTGATGGAGCGTTTCCACGGCTGGAATGCGCGGCCTTTCGTGCGGGTTCTTGCGACAGCGACCGTCGAGCGCGACTGGCAATATTTCGTCCTGCCGATCTTCGTGCCCTTCCTTGCGGTCATGTCTGTCTCGATCTTCATCCTCTGGGCCAAGGTCAGCCTGATCGGTGACAAGGCGCCAATCACCTATTCGGCGCTGCTGGCGCTGGCGGCGCTGAGCTTCACCTACGAATCGAGCTTTCCCGGCTCGATCTCGATGAACTCGCCGATCGCCTTCATGGTCTCGCTCGGCTATTTCTACCTGATCCTCGTGCTTCTACTCGACATCGTGCTGATCTATGCCAACTATCCCGGCAAAGCGCGATACAGCCACCTGGAGCCGGCGATCCGCGCCACCATCCGGTTCAGTGTGCCGGCGGTGTTTGCCCTGATCTGCTTCTCGGCGGCGTTGCGGGCCATGGCCTAG
- a CDS encoding cache domain-containing protein: MTVDKTLALVTALCIGLVFAIGGAVVIGGNQAQLAASKSREMQVTALLLTSSMEQAASLSATHAMQIARDPLVVGMFKAGDRDSLTRYLKPSYQALASEAGVNMLHFHSADIKSFLRVQDPKNFGQDLSSIRPMILAANRSRQLQKGLEVGLAGLSLRAVAPVAEGETLIGTFEVGVDLKKLMDLAKSASGADFALFLSPAMSGFTPKDQTIAKDSAGLVQESATNSALFEQLHRQGAIGLQRSPVQAEARIDGKRFGTFAQPLLDYSGRMIGTIFIARDISEIDSGFNRAVIAAVAVGLIGLLAGYGVVMIAVRGLVLRPLGALAAHATAVAAGSEGGHAPDSSGLKEFADLRQAIDALAAEHGKRRIEGDEM; this comes from the coding sequence ATGACTGTGGACAAAACCCTCGCGCTCGTCACGGCGCTCTGCATCGGCCTTGTCTTTGCCATCGGCGGCGCGGTCGTGATCGGCGGAAACCAGGCACAGCTTGCCGCCAGCAAGAGCCGCGAAATGCAGGTGACGGCTCTGCTTCTCACCTCGTCGATGGAGCAGGCGGCAAGCCTCTCGGCCACCCATGCGATGCAGATTGCCCGCGATCCACTGGTCGTCGGCATGTTCAAGGCCGGCGATCGCGACAGCCTGACTCGCTATCTCAAGCCGAGCTATCAGGCGCTGGCCAGCGAAGCCGGCGTCAACATGCTGCATTTCCATTCCGCCGACATCAAGAGCTTCCTGCGCGTGCAGGATCCGAAGAATTTCGGGCAGGATCTCTCCAGCATCCGGCCGATGATCCTGGCCGCCAATCGCAGCCGGCAATTGCAGAAAGGGCTGGAGGTGGGACTGGCCGGCCTCAGCCTGCGCGCAGTGGCGCCGGTTGCAGAGGGTGAGACGCTGATCGGAACCTTCGAGGTTGGCGTCGACCTCAAGAAACTGATGGATCTGGCGAAATCCGCCTCCGGCGCCGACTTCGCCCTTTTTCTCAGCCCGGCCATGTCCGGATTTACGCCCAAGGACCAGACAATCGCCAAGGACAGCGCCGGACTAGTGCAGGAATCGGCCACCAATTCCGCGCTGTTCGAGCAATTGCACCGGCAGGGCGCCATCGGCCTCCAGCGCTCGCCGGTCCAGGCGGAAGCGCGCATCGACGGCAAGCGCTTCGGCACCTTTGCCCAGCCGCTGCTCGACTATTCGGGCCGGATGATCGGCACGATCTTCATCGCCCGCGACATTTCGGAGATCGACAGCGGCTTCAACCGCGCCGTGATCGCAGCGGTTGCCGTCGGCCTGATCGGCCTGCTCGCCGGCTATGGCGTGGTGATGATCGCCGTCCGGGGGCTTGTGCTGCGGCCGCTCGGCGCGCTTGCAGCCCATGCGACCGCCGTGGCGGCCGGCTCTGAGGGTGGCCACGCGCCGGACAGCAGCGGGCTCAAGGAATTCGCAGACCTGCGCCAGGCGATCGACGCGCTGGCGGCAGAGCATGGCAAACGGCGCATCGAGGGAGACGAGATGTGA
- a CDS encoding acyl-CoA dehydrogenase, which produces MYKAPVEEIAFTLKHVAGLAKSIDEGKLGDLSDDLVDAILSEAGRFASDEVAPLAEIGDRQGARLVDGKVVVPDGWADLYRHWAEGGWNSLTASEDFGGQALPHMLNVAALEMWNSGSMAFALGPTLTMGAVDAVTVHGADSLKQTYLPKMVSGEWTGTMNLTEPHAGSDLGVMKSRAERRDDGTYRIFGQKIFITWGEHEITENIIHLVLARLPDAPAGTRGISLFLVPKFLVNADGSLGARNDLHCHSLEHKLGIHGSPTCTMIYGDGKYGDEPGAIGYLIGEENKGLNCMFTMMNNARLAVGMQGVAICEAATQKAVQYAKDRTQGKAPGWTGQGMSPIIEHPDVARMLVTMKALTQGARAICYTCAHATDMSHHEEGDAARHWAERAALLTPIAKSFATDAGVEVASLGIQTHGGMGFIEETGAARFWRDSRIAPIYEGTNGIQAADLVTRKLPLSGGAQVRGFISELKDIVGAVRASNLGGFGETAGRLAASLADLDETTGWLLAQLAAGNATAALSGATPYQRLFGLVLTGVYLAKGALADEEHGRDNRLALCRFAAENIIAETAALKDRVINGAASLEAARVLFA; this is translated from the coding sequence ATGTACAAGGCGCCCGTGGAGGAGATTGCGTTCACCTTGAAGCATGTGGCCGGTTTGGCCAAGTCCATCGATGAAGGAAAGCTCGGCGACCTGAGCGACGACCTTGTCGATGCCATTCTGTCGGAAGCCGGACGCTTTGCCTCTGATGAAGTGGCGCCGCTCGCCGAAATCGGCGACAGGCAGGGCGCCCGTCTGGTCGATGGCAAGGTTGTCGTGCCCGATGGCTGGGCCGACCTCTATCGCCACTGGGCCGAGGGCGGCTGGAATTCGCTGACTGCATCGGAAGACTTCGGCGGGCAGGCATTGCCGCATATGCTCAATGTCGCAGCACTCGAAATGTGGAACTCGGGCTCGATGGCCTTCGCGCTCGGCCCGACGCTGACAATGGGTGCGGTCGACGCGGTCACGGTCCATGGCGCAGACAGCCTCAAGCAGACCTATCTTCCGAAGATGGTCTCCGGCGAATGGACCGGCACGATGAACTTGACCGAGCCGCATGCCGGCTCCGACCTCGGCGTGATGAAGTCGCGCGCCGAGCGCCGCGACGACGGCACTTACCGCATCTTCGGCCAGAAGATCTTCATCACCTGGGGCGAACACGAGATCACGGAGAACATCATCCATCTTGTTCTCGCCCGCCTGCCCGATGCGCCGGCCGGCACGCGCGGCATCTCGCTCTTCCTCGTGCCGAAGTTCCTCGTCAATGCCGACGGCTCGCTCGGGGCCCGCAACGACCTCCACTGCCATTCGCTGGAACACAAGCTCGGCATCCACGGTTCGCCGACCTGCACCATGATCTATGGCGACGGCAAATATGGCGATGAACCGGGTGCGATCGGCTATCTGATCGGCGAGGAAAACAAGGGCCTCAACTGCATGTTCACGATGATGAACAATGCCCGCCTTGCGGTCGGCATGCAGGGCGTTGCGATCTGCGAGGCCGCCACCCAGAAGGCCGTGCAATATGCGAAGGACCGCACCCAGGGCAAAGCCCCGGGCTGGACTGGTCAGGGAATGAGCCCGATCATCGAGCACCCGGACGTCGCCCGCATGCTGGTGACGATGAAGGCGCTGACGCAAGGCGCCCGCGCCATCTGCTATACTTGCGCCCACGCCACCGACATGAGCCATCATGAGGAGGGTGACGCAGCCCGCCACTGGGCCGAACGTGCGGCCTTGCTGACCCCGATCGCCAAGAGCTTTGCCACCGATGCCGGCGTCGAAGTGGCCTCGCTCGGCATTCAGACCCATGGCGGCATGGGCTTTATCGAGGAAACCGGTGCCGCCCGCTTCTGGCGCGACAGCCGCATTGCCCCGATCTACGAGGGCACCAACGGCATCCAGGCCGCCGACCTCGTCACCCGCAAGCTGCCGCTCTCGGGTGGCGCCCAGGTGCGCGGCTTCATCTCCGAGTTGAAGGACATCGTCGGGGCTGTCCGCGCCTCCAATCTCGGTGGCTTCGGAGAGACTGCAGGCCGCCTGGCCGCGAGCCTCGCTGATCTCGATGAGACGACGGGATGGCTGCTGGCCCAGTTGGCCGCAGGCAATGCCACCGCCGCTCTCTCTGGCGCCACGCCCTACCAGCGTCTCTTCGGCCTGGTGCTGACGGGCGTCTATCTCGCCAAGGGCGCTCTGGCCGACGAGGAGCACGGCCGCGACAACCGCCTCGCGCTCTGCCGCTTCGCCGCCGAAAACATCATTGCTGAAACGGCAGCCCTGAAGGACCGCGTCATCAATGGTGCCGCGAGCCTCGAGGCGGCGCGGGTCTTGTTCGCATGA
- a CDS encoding crotonase/enoyl-CoA hydratase family protein — MTDHIQITRPDTHPGVLVLRFNRPDKKNAITQAMYQKLTAGLLEGEADESIRAIVFLGSEGCFSAGNDMADFLGFAMAGAVGEPAAFGLLKALTEVTKPLVSGVDGLAIGIGTTLHMHCDLTIASDRSLFKTPFVDLALVPEAASSLIAPRIMGHQRAFAMLAASEGFSAEQAREAGLIWKVVAPDQVEAETLKIAASLAAKPPAAMKIARALVKGNPDEIRARMQEELVHFVAQLKSVEARAAFEAFMKGR, encoded by the coding sequence ATGACCGACCACATCCAGATCACCCGCCCAGACACCCATCCCGGCGTGCTCGTCCTGCGCTTCAACCGCCCGGACAAGAAGAACGCCATCACCCAGGCCATGTACCAGAAGCTCACCGCCGGTCTCCTCGAAGGCGAGGCGGACGAGAGCATCCGCGCTATCGTCTTCCTCGGCTCGGAAGGCTGTTTCTCGGCCGGCAACGACATGGCCGATTTCCTCGGCTTCGCCATGGCCGGCGCCGTGGGTGAACCCGCTGCCTTCGGCCTTTTGAAGGCGTTGACCGAAGTCACCAAGCCGCTGGTCTCCGGCGTCGATGGCCTCGCCATCGGCATCGGCACCACGCTGCACATGCATTGCGACCTGACGATTGCCTCCGACCGCAGTCTGTTCAAGACCCCCTTCGTTGATCTCGCCCTGGTGCCGGAGGCAGCTTCCAGCCTGATCGCGCCGCGCATCATGGGCCACCAGCGCGCTTTTGCCATGCTCGCCGCCAGCGAAGGGTTCTCCGCCGAACAAGCGCGGGAAGCCGGGCTGATCTGGAAAGTGGTCGCGCCGGATCAGGTCGAGGCCGAAACGCTGAAAATCGCCGCTTCGCTCGCCGCAAAGCCGCCGGCTGCGATGAAGATCGCGCGCGCCCTGGTCAAGGGAAATCCGGACGAGATCCGCGCTCGCATGCAGGAAGAACTGGTGCATTTTGTCGCCCAGCTGAAGAGTGTGGAGGCTCGCGCAGCCTTCGAAGCGTTCATGAAAGGCCGGTAG
- the mcpU gene encoding methyl-accepting chemotaxis protein McpU, which yields MNARSNLMTKILLVASLVVVAALTGFSVYIDSLQRRAATDAVESEINSSGLQASQSISNWLGARVMLTELAGNAASKASDAAGIAAAFDNPVLIREFMSTYVGDEQGVFTSVPNQPLPEGYDPRKRPWYQDAVKADKMVLTDPYADASTGNLIISAAMPVKRDGKLFGVAASDFSLTSLVDMVKSVDMGGKGSAFLVKADGTILVHADNALVTKKLADAFPSNTPVIGNGISESTFADTSVLVSFLPIKGLPMGDWYLGVTVDSDLAYASIGQFRVAATIATIIGVIAMTAVLAALLSRLVVRPVVDMTGVMGKLAGGDVSADIPGTDRVDEIGQMAAAVAVFRDNIIERGRLAREADETRTTTDQERREREALKAREAEQVSFAVQALADGLGRLANGDLVHRIETPFAGDLDRLRADFNNSVTKLHDALAMVGRNARAIDSGATEIRSSADNLARRTEQQAASVEQTAAALEEITTTVKDSAHRAEEVGQLVTRARGGAEKSGEIVQRAVGAMQGIEKSSGEISNIIGVIDEIAFQTNLLALNAGVEAARAGEAGKGFAVVAQEVRELAQRSANAAKEIKTLIGASGDQVRAGVELVNLTGQALEVIVREVQEINGHVNAIVTASREQSTGLSEINTAVNTMDQGTQQNAAMVEEQTAASHGLATEAAALTGLLAQFRIDERANVQETRNRRFAA from the coding sequence GTGAACGCCCGTTCAAACCTCATGACCAAAATCCTGCTGGTCGCGTCCCTTGTGGTCGTGGCCGCTCTGACCGGCTTCTCGGTCTATATCGACAGCCTTCAGCGCCGTGCCGCGACCGACGCCGTCGAAAGTGAGATCAACTCCTCCGGCCTTCAGGCCTCGCAGAGCATCTCCAACTGGTTGGGCGCCCGCGTCATGCTGACCGAACTGGCCGGCAATGCCGCCTCCAAGGCAAGCGACGCAGCCGGCATCGCGGCCGCCTTCGACAATCCCGTGCTGATCCGCGAATTCATGTCGACCTATGTCGGCGACGAGCAGGGCGTGTTCACCTCCGTGCCGAACCAGCCGCTGCCGGAAGGTTACGATCCGCGCAAGCGCCCGTGGTATCAGGACGCGGTCAAGGCCGACAAGATGGTCCTGACCGATCCTTATGCCGATGCGTCGACCGGCAACCTGATCATCAGCGCCGCCATGCCGGTCAAGCGCGACGGCAAGCTCTTCGGCGTCGCAGCCAGCGACTTCTCGCTGACATCCCTGGTCGACATGGTGAAATCCGTCGACATGGGCGGCAAGGGCTCGGCTTTCCTCGTCAAGGCTGACGGCACCATTCTGGTCCATGCCGACAATGCGCTCGTGACCAAGAAGCTCGCCGATGCCTTCCCGTCCAATACGCCGGTGATCGGCAACGGCATCAGCGAAAGCACGTTTGCCGACACATCCGTGCTGGTCAGCTTCCTGCCGATCAAGGGCCTGCCGATGGGAGACTGGTATCTCGGCGTCACCGTCGACAGCGATCTGGCCTATGCCAGCATCGGACAGTTCCGGGTGGCCGCCACCATCGCCACGATCATCGGCGTCATCGCCATGACCGCGGTACTCGCAGCCCTGCTGTCGCGCCTCGTCGTGCGCCCGGTGGTCGACATGACCGGTGTCATGGGCAAGCTCGCCGGCGGTGATGTCTCGGCGGATATTCCAGGCACCGACCGCGTCGATGAAATCGGCCAGATGGCAGCCGCCGTCGCCGTCTTCCGCGACAACATCATCGAACGCGGACGCCTGGCCCGCGAGGCGGACGAGACCCGCACGACGACCGACCAGGAACGTCGCGAGCGTGAAGCCCTCAAGGCCCGCGAGGCTGAGCAGGTATCCTTTGCGGTGCAGGCGCTGGCCGATGGCCTTGGCCGTCTTGCCAATGGTGATCTGGTCCATCGGATCGAGACACCGTTTGCCGGCGATCTCGATCGCCTGCGCGCCGATTTCAACAATTCGGTGACCAAGCTGCATGACGCACTGGCCATGGTCGGCCGCAATGCCCGCGCCATCGACAGTGGTGCGACCGAAATCCGCTCGTCTGCCGACAATCTCGCCCGCCGCACCGAGCAGCAGGCCGCCTCCGTCGAGCAGACCGCGGCAGCCCTTGAAGAGATCACCACCACGGTCAAGGACAGCGCCCATCGTGCCGAGGAAGTCGGTCAGCTGGTCACCCGTGCCCGTGGCGGCGCGGAAAAGTCCGGCGAGATCGTCCAGCGTGCCGTCGGCGCCATGCAGGGCATCGAAAAGTCGTCCGGCGAGATCTCCAACATCATCGGTGTGATCGACGAGATCGCGTTCCAGACCAATCTTCTGGCCCTGAACGCCGGCGTTGAAGCAGCCCGCGCCGGTGAAGCCGGCAAGGGATTTGCCGTCGTCGCGCAGGAAGTGCGCGAACTTGCCCAGCGCTCGGCCAATGCCGCAAAGGAGATCAAGACGCTGATCGGCGCGTCGGGAGATCAGGTGCGGGCCGGCGTGGAACTGGTCAATCTGACCGGTCAGGCGCTGGAAGTGATCGTCCGCGAAGTCCAGGAGATCAATGGCCATGTCAATGCGATCGTGACCGCGTCGCGCGAACAGTCGACCGGCCTGTCGGAGATCAACACCGCCGTCAACACCATGGACCAGGGCACCCAGCAGAACGCTGCCATGGTCGAGGAGCAGACGGCGGCAAGCCATGGCCTTGCAACGGAAGCCGCCGCCCTGACAGGCCTGCTGGCCCAGTTCCGCATCGATGAGCGGGCGAACGTGCAGGAGACGCGCAATCGCCGCTTCGCGGCCTGA
- a CDS encoding peroxidase family protein, with translation MAEIAMHGHGVRGMKRASLMALAGNADPGKFGLMFPHLPPLVASEDALFELAFAMKDVKGDAGDNPNIPAGYTYLGQFVDHDITLDTTPLKQQKADPLATTNFRSPALDLDSLYGDGPGIHPYLYAKDGLTDPPGPRFLIGKALDSPGLVTARIPDLPNDLPRNSHGHALIFDERNDENLLVAQFHLLMLKFHNKVVDEIEASRPGLKGLDLFHEARRVVTWHYQWIVLFDFVERLTEPGLVRRIKKEGRRFYRFRAKPYMPAEFAAAAYRNGHSMVRQSYSHNAVFRPGGLADGTLNLLFNFTGKSGQIVGDLAPGVPPTPLGPLRSLPSNWVIDWRRFFDLGTLADPTFTLNMSRRIDPFIIPELHQLPGHPADMTIPEAREFVLPFRNLRRGVQIGLPSSQDVCLAMGIAPLSQAMLSSGPDGAVAARHGFHKRTPLWYYILKEAEQLHKGERLGPVGSTIIAETFLGLVHGDENSFLWQRSNWVPDLPGETPGHFTMADLVRFVGDINPIGAG, from the coding sequence ATGGCGGAAATTGCGATGCACGGACACGGTGTCCGCGGGATGAAACGCGCCTCGTTGATGGCGCTTGCCGGAAATGCCGATCCGGGAAAATTCGGTCTGATGTTCCCCCATCTGCCGCCACTTGTGGCCAGCGAGGATGCGCTGTTCGAGCTGGCGTTCGCGATGAAGGACGTCAAAGGCGATGCGGGAGACAATCCGAATATTCCGGCCGGATATACCTATCTGGGGCAGTTCGTCGATCACGACATCACGCTCGATACGACGCCGCTCAAGCAACAGAAGGCCGACCCGCTGGCGACCACCAACTTCCGCTCGCCGGCACTCGATCTCGACTCGCTCTATGGCGACGGACCGGGCATCCATCCCTATCTCTATGCGAAGGATGGCCTGACCGACCCACCGGGACCTCGTTTCCTGATCGGCAAAGCGCTGGATTCACCCGGCCTGGTTACAGCGCGGATTCCTGATCTGCCGAACGATCTGCCCCGCAACAGCCACGGCCATGCGCTGATCTTCGACGAGCGCAATGACGAGAACCTGCTGGTGGCGCAGTTCCACCTGCTGATGCTGAAATTTCACAACAAAGTGGTCGATGAAATCGAGGCCAGCAGGCCCGGCCTGAAAGGGCTCGATCTTTTCCACGAGGCGCGACGCGTCGTCACCTGGCACTACCAGTGGATCGTGCTGTTCGATTTCGTCGAGCGACTGACCGAACCCGGGCTGGTTCGACGGATCAAGAAAGAAGGACGCCGTTTCTACCGCTTTCGCGCCAAGCCCTACATGCCGGCCGAGTTTGCCGCTGCGGCCTATCGCAACGGACATTCGATGGTGCGCCAGTCCTACAGCCACAACGCCGTCTTCCGGCCGGGAGGTCTTGCCGACGGCACGCTCAACCTGCTGTTCAATTTCACCGGCAAATCCGGCCAGATCGTCGGCGACCTCGCGCCGGGCGTCCCGCCGACCCCGCTTGGACCCTTGCGCAGCCTGCCCTCGAACTGGGTGATCGACTGGCGCCGCTTCTTCGACCTCGGCACACTGGCAGACCCCACGTTCACGCTCAACATGTCGCGCCGCATCGATCCGTTCATCATCCCCGAATTGCACCAGCTGCCCGGGCATCCGGCCGACATGACGATACCGGAGGCGCGCGAATTCGTGTTGCCGTTCCGGAATCTGAGGCGCGGCGTGCAGATCGGCCTGCCGTCCAGCCAGGACGTCTGTCTGGCCATGGGCATCGCGCCTTTGAGCCAGGCCATGCTCTCCAGCGGCCCGGATGGCGCGGTCGCCGCCCGCCACGGCTTCCACAAGCGGACGCCGCTCTGGTACTACATCCTGAAAGAGGCGGAGCAGTTGCACAAGGGTGAACGGCTGGGGCCTGTCGGTTCGACGATCATCGCCGAAACCTTTCTCGGGCTGGTGCACGGAGACGAGAATTCGTTCCTCTGGCAAAGGTCAAACTGGGTGCCCGATCTGCCAGGCGAGACGCCCGGCCACTTCACCATGGCCGATCTCGTACGCTTCGTCGGTGATATCAATCCGATTGGCGCTGGGTGA
- a CDS encoding class I SAM-dependent RNA methyltransferase — MSAETVTISSLGAKGDGVAHGEIGPIFVPFALPGETVSIAQVKSEGTVMSFATTSPDRIAPICKHFGPDGVGGTCGGCSMQHLAKPAYNAFKRQILIAALQSKGIEAPVSEMVEAHAHQRRRIVFTVRRREKDLVIGINQAETHHVVPIEECPIASNGIISRLDALKIIAKACGSDAFRLTVTETLTGLDISLDGLRGGLGDRERRAVSDAVIRLRDIARVSANGEIVIEPHKPMLDFGGARVSLPPGGFTQATLEAEEKMAEIAIAHIGKAKRVADLFAGIGTFGLRIARKAQVHAVEGDEKAIKALDQGARMTQGLKTFSVERRDLFRRPLMTSEFKHFDAVVFDPPRAGAEAQCAELAKSQVKKIVAISCNPLTLARDLSILIAGGYRIDQVTPIDQFLWSPHVEAVATLTKG; from the coding sequence ATGAGCGCCGAGACCGTGACCATTTCGAGCCTCGGCGCCAAGGGTGATGGCGTTGCGCATGGCGAAATCGGGCCGATCTTCGTGCCTTTCGCGCTGCCCGGCGAAACCGTGTCGATCGCGCAAGTGAAGAGCGAGGGCACCGTCATGTCCTTTGCCACGACCTCGCCGGACCGGATCGCGCCGATATGCAAACATTTCGGCCCCGACGGCGTCGGCGGCACCTGCGGCGGCTGTTCGATGCAGCATCTGGCGAAGCCCGCCTACAATGCCTTCAAGCGGCAGATCCTGATCGCGGCACTGCAATCCAAGGGCATAGAGGCACCGGTCAGCGAGATGGTCGAGGCGCATGCGCACCAGCGCCGCCGGATCGTGTTTACCGTGCGTCGGCGCGAGAAGGATCTGGTCATCGGCATCAACCAGGCCGAGACTCATCATGTCGTGCCGATCGAGGAATGTCCCATCGCGTCGAACGGGATCATCTCCCGGCTCGACGCTCTGAAGATCATCGCCAAGGCTTGCGGCTCCGATGCCTTCCGCCTGACGGTCACGGAGACGCTGACGGGCCTCGACATTTCACTCGACGGCCTGCGCGGCGGTCTGGGCGATCGCGAACGGCGTGCCGTCAGCGATGCGGTGATCAGGCTGCGCGACATCGCCCGCGTTTCGGCCAATGGCGAGATCGTCATCGAGCCGCACAAGCCGATGCTGGATTTTGGCGGGGCGCGGGTTTCGCTGCCGCCGGGCGGATTCACCCAGGCGACACTGGAAGCGGAAGAAAAGATGGCGGAGATCGCCATTGCCCATATCGGCAAGGCCAAGCGGGTCGCGGACCTATTTGCCGGGATCGGCACATTCGGACTGCGCATTGCCCGCAAGGCGCAAGTGCATGCCGTGGAGGGCGACGAGAAGGCAATCAAGGCGCTGGATCAGGGCGCTCGCATGACGCAGGGCCTGAAAACCTTCAGCGTCGAACGGCGCGACCTGTTCCGCCGGCCGCTGATGACATCGGAATTCAAGCATTTCGATGCGGTGGTGTTCGACCCTCCGCGCGCCGGTGCCGAAGCGCAATGCGCCGAGCTGGCGAAATCGCAGGTGAAGAAGATCGTGGCGATCAGCTGCAATCCGCTGACGCTGGCCCGCGACCTGTCAATCCTCATCGCCGGCGGCTACAGGATCGACCAGGTAACCCCGATAGACCAGTTCCTCTGGTCGCCGCATGTGGAGGCGGTCGCCACCCTGACCAAGGGCTGA
- a CDS encoding TlyA family RNA methyltransferase — MTDLPEPQRLDQLLVALDLFASRSRARDAIQRGTVKVDGKVVSKPSLVFAATHVFTIDDPAQDYVSRAALKLVAGLDHFGLSPEGCDCLDIGASTGGFTEVLLKRGAAHVTSVDVGHDQFHPRLASDPRVTNIEGLNARYMEPEDIDNREIDFIVSDVSFISLKLALVPALEIAEPGAHCLLLVKPQFEAGRDAISKAGLLKAPETAPLVAAELERWLTEDMGWTSLGLIASPIAGGDGNEEFLLAGRKPLDEDAGDDTDVDMDEDAE, encoded by the coding sequence ATGACAGATCTTCCCGAGCCCCAACGCCTCGACCAGTTGCTGGTCGCCCTCGACCTTTTTGCCAGCCGCTCGCGCGCCCGCGATGCCATCCAGCGGGGAACCGTCAAGGTCGACGGCAAGGTGGTGAGCAAGCCGAGCCTGGTGTTTGCCGCCACACATGTCTTCACCATCGACGACCCGGCACAGGACTATGTCTCGCGCGCGGCGCTGAAGCTGGTGGCCGGCCTCGATCATTTCGGCCTGTCGCCCGAAGGCTGCGACTGCCTCGATATCGGCGCCTCGACAGGTGGCTTCACCGAAGTGCTGCTGAAGCGCGGGGCCGCGCATGTGACCTCCGTCGATGTCGGCCACGACCAGTTTCATCCACGCCTGGCGTCGGATCCGCGCGTCACCAATATCGAGGGCCTCAACGCCCGCTACATGGAGCCGGAGGATATCGACAACCGGGAGATCGATTTCATCGTCTCGGATGTCTCGTTCATTTCGCTCAAGCTGGCGCTGGTGCCAGCGCTGGAGATTGCCGAGCCGGGCGCCCATTGCCTGCTTCTGGTCAAGCCGCAGTTCGAAGCTGGTCGCGACGCGATCAGCAAGGCTGGCCTGTTGAAGGCGCCGGAAACCGCACCGCTGGTGGCCGCCGAGCTCGAACGCTGGCTGACGGAAGACATGGGCTGGACCAGTCTTGGCCTGATCGCCTCGCCGATCGCCGGCGGCGACGGTAATGAGGAGTTCCTGCTGGCCGGGCGAAAGCCACTCGACGAAGACGCCGGTGACGATACCGATGTCGACATGGACGAGGACGCCGAATGA